Proteins co-encoded in one Bradyrhizobium sp. 170 genomic window:
- the hmgA gene encoding homogentisate 1,2-dioxygenase, with product MNINTSPDAIVRSTAQLTPGYMSGFGNSFETEALPGALPMGRNSPQRCAYGLYAEQLSGSPFTAPRGSNERSWLYRIRPSVKHSGRFAKADAGLWRTAPCHEYDLPIAQLRWDPAPIPGEDMTFLQGVQTMTTAGDANTQAGMAAHVYLITKSMVDQHFYNADGEMMFVAQQGNLRLVTEFGRIDIEPGEIAVIPRGVKFRVEIPSGPARGYLCENYGGAFTLPERGPIGANCLANSRDFLTPVASYEDKDTPTELYVKWGGSLFRTTLPHSPIDVVAWHGNYAPYKYDLRTFSPVGAIGFDHPDPSIFTVLTSPSETAGTANIDFVIFPERWAVAENTFRPPWYHMNIMSEFMGLIYGVYDAKPQGFTPGGISLHNMMLPHGPDREAFDHASNGELKPVKLTGTMAFMFETRYPQRVTAHAAKSATLQDDYADCWKGLEKRFDPNKP from the coding sequence ATGAATATCAACACCTCGCCTGATGCGATCGTTCGAAGCACCGCCCAATTGACACCGGGCTATATGTCCGGCTTCGGCAACAGTTTTGAGACCGAGGCCTTGCCCGGCGCGCTGCCGATGGGGCGTAACTCGCCGCAGCGCTGCGCCTACGGGCTCTATGCCGAGCAACTCTCCGGCTCGCCCTTCACCGCGCCACGCGGCAGCAACGAGCGCTCATGGCTTTATCGCATCCGCCCGTCGGTGAAACATTCCGGCCGCTTTGCCAAAGCCGATGCCGGGCTGTGGCGCACCGCGCCGTGCCACGAATATGACCTGCCGATCGCGCAGCTGCGCTGGGATCCGGCGCCGATCCCTGGGGAAGACATGACCTTCCTGCAGGGCGTGCAGACCATGACCACCGCAGGCGACGCCAACACCCAGGCCGGCATGGCGGCGCATGTCTATCTCATTACCAAATCGATGGTCGATCAGCACTTCTACAACGCCGACGGCGAGATGATGTTCGTGGCCCAGCAGGGCAATCTGCGGCTCGTCACCGAGTTCGGCCGCATCGATATCGAGCCAGGCGAGATCGCCGTGATCCCGCGCGGCGTGAAATTCCGCGTCGAGATTCCGTCAGGGCCCGCGCGCGGCTATCTCTGCGAAAATTACGGCGGCGCCTTCACGCTGCCGGAGCGCGGGCCGATTGGCGCCAACTGCCTCGCCAATTCGCGCGACTTCCTCACCCCCGTGGCCAGCTATGAGGACAAGGACACGCCGACCGAACTCTACGTGAAATGGGGCGGCTCGCTGTTCAGGACCACCTTGCCGCATTCGCCGATCGACGTGGTGGCGTGGCACGGCAATTACGCGCCCTATAAATACGACCTGCGCACCTTCTCGCCGGTGGGCGCCATCGGCTTCGATCATCCCGATCCCTCGATCTTCACGGTGCTGACCTCGCCGTCGGAAACCGCCGGCACCGCCAATATCGACTTCGTGATTTTCCCGGAGCGATGGGCGGTCGCCGAAAACACCTTCCGTCCGCCCTGGTATCACATGAACATCATGTCGGAGTTCATGGGGCTGATCTACGGCGTCTACGACGCCAAGCCGCAGGGTTTTACGCCGGGCGGCATCTCGCTGCATAACATGATGCTGCCGCACGGCCCCGACCGCGAGGCCTTCGATCATGCCAGCAATGGCGAACTGAAGCCGGTGAAGCTGACCGGCACCATGGCGTTCATGTTCGAGACGCGATACCCGCAGCGCGTCACCGCGCATGCGGCGAAGTCGGCGACCTTGCAGGATGATTACGCGGATTGCTGGAAGGGTCTTGAGAAGCGGTTCGATCCGAACAAGCCATGA
- the fahA gene encoding fumarylacetoacetase, translated as MTTHPNDPKLRSFIDVAPDSHFPIQNLPYGVFSAKDGLAPRVGVAIGDYVLDLWQLAQDCRFDAVEPAVFAAPQLNPFMALGPKVWPSTRSRISELLRHDHPELRDNEKLRKRALVPMADVTLHLPFAVSGYTDFYSSKEHATNVGVMFRGKDNALQPNWLHMPIGYNGRASTVVVSGTPVRRPRGQLKPPTAEVPSFGPCKRLDFELEMGVVVGQPSVMGEMLTEKQAEEMIFGFVILNDWSARDIQQWEYVPLGPFQAKVFATSISPWVVTREALEPFRLHGPAQDPKPLAYLQQAQPNNYDMALEVGLRAAQMNAAQNISRTNFKYMYWSSVQQLVHHASSGCAMNVGDLLGSGTISGPEKDQRGSLLEISWNGTEPVELASGVKRTFLEDGDSLVMRGWCQGDGYRVGFGEVEGTILAAE; from the coding sequence GTGACAACGCATCCCAACGACCCCAAACTCCGCTCCTTCATCGACGTCGCGCCCGATTCCCATTTCCCGATCCAGAATCTCCCCTACGGCGTGTTCTCCGCCAAGGACGGGCTCGCCCCGCGCGTCGGCGTCGCGATCGGCGATTACGTGCTCGATCTCTGGCAGCTCGCACAGGATTGCCGCTTCGATGCCGTCGAGCCGGCGGTGTTCGCAGCACCTCAACTCAACCCGTTCATGGCGCTGGGGCCAAAGGTCTGGCCGAGCACGCGCTCACGGATCAGCGAGCTTTTGCGGCACGACCATCCCGAACTCCGTGACAATGAAAAGCTGCGCAAGCGCGCGCTGGTGCCGATGGCGGATGTCACGCTGCATCTGCCGTTCGCCGTTTCCGGCTACACCGACTTCTATTCGTCGAAGGAGCACGCCACCAATGTCGGCGTGATGTTCCGCGGCAAGGACAATGCGTTGCAGCCGAACTGGCTGCACATGCCGATCGGCTACAACGGCCGCGCTTCCACTGTCGTCGTCAGCGGCACGCCGGTGCGCCGGCCGCGCGGGCAATTGAAGCCGCCGACCGCCGAGGTGCCGAGTTTTGGGCCCTGCAAGCGGCTCGATTTCGAACTCGAAATGGGCGTGGTGGTCGGCCAGCCCTCGGTGATGGGCGAAATGCTCACCGAGAAGCAGGCCGAGGAAATGATCTTCGGCTTTGTGATCCTCAACGACTGGAGCGCGCGCGATATCCAGCAATGGGAGTATGTGCCGCTCGGGCCGTTCCAGGCCAAGGTATTCGCGACCTCGATCAGCCCGTGGGTGGTGACGCGCGAGGCGCTGGAGCCGTTCCGATTGCATGGGCCTGCGCAGGACCCAAAGCCGCTGGCCTATCTGCAGCAGGCGCAGCCGAATAATTACGACATGGCGCTGGAGGTCGGCTTGCGCGCGGCGCAGATGAATGCGGCCCAAAACATCAGCCGCACCAATTTTAAGTATATGTACTGGTCGTCGGTGCAGCAGCTCGTGCACCATGCTTCAAGCGGCTGCGCCATGAACGTCGGCGATCTCTTGGGCTCAGGTACTATCTCGGGCCCCGAGAAGGACCAGCGCGGCAGCCTGCTCGAAATAAGCTGGAACGGCACCGAGCCGGTGGAGCTGGCTTCCGGCGTGAAACGGACGTTCCTGGAGGACGGCGATTCGCTGGTGATGCGCGGCTGGTGCCAGGGCGATGGCTATCGTGTCGGCTTCGGCGAGGTCGAGGGGACGATTCTGGCGGCGGAGTGA
- a CDS encoding DUF1272 domain-containing protein, whose translation MALQLRPNCEYCDKDLPPNAADARICSYECTFCADCVDNKLHNVCPNCGGGFVPRPIRPATERRPGVCVTKQMPSDKRVHLKYSVEDVAAHSAQLRDIPPQER comes from the coding sequence ATGGCACTGCAACTCCGCCCGAACTGCGAATATTGCGACAAGGACCTGCCGCCGAACGCGGCGGACGCGCGGATATGCTCCTACGAGTGCACGTTCTGCGCGGATTGCGTGGACAACAAGCTGCACAATGTCTGCCCGAACTGCGGCGGCGGCTTTGTGCCACGGCCGATCCGGCCCGCGACCGAGCGCCGACCCGGGGTTTGCGTCACCAAGCAGATGCCATCGGACAAACGGGTGCATCTGAAGTACAGCGTCGAAGATGTCGCGGCACATTCGGCGCAGCTGCGGGATATTCCGCCGCAAGAGCGCTGA
- a CDS encoding Lrp/AsnC family transcriptional regulator, with protein sequence MISVDAFDLKMLAALQDDGRLTNQQLADLVGLSASQCSRRRMRLEEEKVIAGYHADLAGEALGFNLIAFIHITLATHSPDNAKKFRELVNRVDDIQEAYSLTGDADYVLKVVLRDLKDLSGLVNDVLMPHQSVAHVRSSIVLDRLKESARLPLKS encoded by the coding sequence ATGATCTCCGTAGACGCCTTCGACCTCAAAATGCTGGCCGCCCTGCAGGACGACGGCCGGCTGACCAACCAGCAGCTCGCCGACCTGGTCGGCCTGTCGGCCTCGCAATGTTCGCGGCGGCGGATGCGGCTGGAGGAAGAAAAGGTAATCGCGGGCTACCACGCCGACCTCGCCGGCGAAGCCCTCGGCTTCAACCTGATCGCCTTCATCCACATTACGCTGGCGACGCATTCGCCCGACAACGCCAAGAAATTTCGTGAACTGGTCAACCGCGTGGACGACATCCAGGAAGCCTACTCGCTGACCGGCGACGCCGACTACGTGCTGAAGGTCGTGTTGCGCGACCTCAAGGACCTCTCCGGCCTCGTCAACGACGTGCTGATGCCGCACCAGAGCGTCGCGCATGTCCGCTCATCGATCGTGCTGGACCGGCTGAAGGAGAGCGCGAGGTTGCCGCTGAAGTCCTGA